Within Planctomycetaceae bacterium, the genomic segment ATCTCGATGACTTCGCGGCTGGTTTTGGAATCCAGGTTACCGGTCGGTTCGTCACCCATCAGGATGGTCGGCGACGTGACAAGTGCGCGAGCCACGGCGACTCGCTGCTGCTGGCCTCCGGAAAGCTGAGCCGGGTGGTGACCAGTGCGATCGCCCAGACCGACCTGTTCCAGGACTTCGCGAGCCCGCTTGCGGCGTGCGCGGGCGGACATCTTTCGTCCGTACATCAGCGGCAGTTCGACGTTTTCC encodes:
- a CDS encoding ABC transporter ATP-binding protein; this encodes ENVELPLMYGRKMSARARRKRAREVLEQVGLGDRTGHHPAQLSGGQQQRVAVARALVTSPTILMGDEPTGNLDSKTSREVIEMFKRLNEDNGITVIVVTHDMGVARHAKRILVLRDGRIETDTTSFDEAFQSLHAMEVED